A DNA window from Pseudomonas wuhanensis contains the following coding sequences:
- a CDS encoding ATP-binding protein: protein MLRLFLGLFLVMTVGLILALQTVERTFDALLDGQMQSYNQEAVRGQAWSLTEQLRGLDGSARERQLEAVRPHYGLGLTLVESDQLALTDQEKAELAQGLLVIRDQYTQFISRIDDGPQLLSISLPAEPSLMPFYIAAAYLMIAVMIGFVLFFWVRPHWRDLETLRLAAERFGDNDLSARIQLSKRSNIRDLAEHFNLMAARIEGLIANQRELTNAVSHELRTPIARLSFELDQLKQQPDPTQNRKLIADMYADLGELEEMVSELLTYASLERGATVISRENIQASHWLDSVVGSVALEAEAAGVQLLIVECQVDEVRIEPRFMARAVINLLRNAIRYADERVEVSLVRTGDHYEVRVNDDGPGVPLDGREKIFEPFSRLDASRDRRTGGFGLGLALVRRVSQSHGGQVEVADSPWGGASFRMTWAHVD, encoded by the coding sequence ATGCTGCGGTTATTTCTCGGGCTGTTTCTGGTAATGACGGTTGGCTTGATACTGGCGCTGCAAACCGTCGAGCGTACGTTCGATGCGCTGCTCGACGGTCAGATGCAGAGCTACAACCAAGAGGCGGTGCGTGGTCAGGCGTGGTCGCTGACTGAGCAGTTGCGCGGCCTGGACGGTTCGGCCCGGGAGCGCCAACTGGAAGCCGTGCGCCCCCACTACGGCTTGGGCCTGACGCTGGTCGAGAGCGATCAACTGGCCCTGACCGATCAGGAAAAAGCCGAGTTGGCCCAGGGGCTGCTGGTCATTCGCGACCAGTACACGCAGTTCATCTCGCGCATTGACGACGGCCCGCAACTGCTCAGCATCAGTCTGCCGGCCGAGCCGAGCCTGATGCCGTTCTACATTGCCGCGGCCTATTTGATGATCGCGGTGATGATCGGTTTCGTGTTGTTTTTCTGGGTGCGCCCGCACTGGCGCGATCTGGAGACACTGCGCCTGGCCGCCGAACGCTTTGGCGACAACGACCTGTCGGCGCGCATCCAGCTGTCCAAACGCTCGAACATTCGTGACCTGGCTGAACACTTCAACCTGATGGCCGCGCGCATCGAGGGGCTTATCGCCAATCAGCGCGAGCTGACCAACGCGGTGTCCCACGAATTGCGCACGCCGATTGCACGGTTGTCGTTCGAACTCGATCAACTCAAGCAACAACCCGATCCGACCCAGAACCGCAAGTTGATTGCCGACATGTACGCCGACCTCGGCGAGCTGGAAGAAATGGTTTCCGAGCTGCTGACGTACGCCAGCCTTGAGCGTGGCGCTACGGTAATTTCGCGGGAGAACATTCAGGCCAGCCATTGGCTCGACAGTGTGGTGGGTAGCGTGGCGCTGGAGGCCGAAGCCGCCGGGGTGCAATTGCTGATTGTCGAGTGTCAGGTCGATGAGGTTCGCATCGAACCGCGCTTCATGGCACGGGCTGTGATCAATTTGCTGCGCAATGCCATTCGCTATGCCGACGAACGGGTGGAAGTATCGTTAGTGCGCACCGGCGATCATTACGAAGTGCGGGTCAACGACGACGGGCCGGGCGTGCCGCTGGACGGGCGGGAGAAAATCTTCGAACCGTTCTCGCGCCTGGACGCCAGTCGCGACCGCCGCACCGGTGGTTTCGGCTTGGGCCTGGCGTTGGTGCGACGGGTGTCGCAATCCCATGGCGGGCAAGTGGAAGTGGCGGACTCTCCGTGGGGCGGGGCGTCGTTTCGCATGACTTGGGCGCATGTCGATTAG
- a CDS encoding winged helix-turn-helix domain-containing protein: MDNLGFGKVLLVEDDEKLAGLIAHFLSQHGFEVRQVHRGDLALAAFLDFKPKIVVLDLMLPGQSGLHVCREIRSVSDTPIVILTAKEDDLDHILGLESGADDYVIKPIKPPVLLARLRALQRRQMPDSSVCSSLEFGHLSIDRSCREVRLAGEGIELTTMEFELLWLLASAAGKTLSRDDILNRMRGIAFDGLNRSVDVYISKLRGKLKDNPREPVCIKTVWGKGYLFNPFGWEL, encoded by the coding sequence ATGGATAACCTGGGTTTTGGCAAAGTGCTGCTGGTGGAAGATGACGAAAAGCTTGCCGGGCTGATCGCGCATTTCCTGTCCCAACACGGCTTCGAGGTCCGGCAGGTGCATCGCGGTGATCTGGCGTTGGCCGCTTTCCTCGACTTCAAACCGAAAATCGTGGTGCTCGACCTGATGCTGCCGGGCCAGAGCGGCCTGCACGTGTGCCGCGAAATTCGCAGCGTCTCTGACACGCCGATCGTCATCCTCACCGCCAAGGAAGACGATCTCGATCACATCCTCGGCCTGGAATCCGGCGCCGACGACTACGTGATCAAACCGATAAAACCACCGGTACTGCTGGCCCGTTTGCGCGCTTTGCAACGCCGTCAGATGCCAGACAGCAGCGTGTGCAGTTCGCTGGAATTCGGCCATCTGAGCATCGATCGCAGCTGCCGCGAAGTGCGCCTGGCGGGCGAGGGCATCGAGCTCACCACCATGGAATTCGAACTGCTGTGGTTGCTGGCCAGCGCCGCCGGCAAGACTCTGTCCCGCGACGATATCCTCAACCGCATGCGCGGTATTGCCTTCGACGGCCTCAATCGCAGCGTCGACGTCTACATCAGCAAATTGCGCGGCAAGCTCAAGGACAACCCACGCGAGCCGGTGTGCATCAAGACCGTGTGGGGCAAGGGTTATCTGTTCAATCCATTTGGGTGGGAGCTGTAA
- a CDS encoding tRNA-(ms[2]io[6]A)-hydroxylase: protein MILPEIHEFLGCRTPDGWVQAALADQETLLIDHKNCEFKAASTALSLIAKYHSHVDLINLMSRLAREELVHHEQVMRLMKKRKIELRQLSAGRYASGLRKVVRSHEPVKLVDTLVVGAFIEARSCERFEALVPHLDEELGKFYFGLLKSEARHFQGYLKLAYQYGDAKDIAQVIDKVRDAEQALIESPDVEFRFHSGVPAAA from the coding sequence ATGATCCTTCCCGAAATTCACGAGTTCCTTGGCTGCCGCACGCCCGATGGCTGGGTCCAGGCCGCGTTGGCCGATCAGGAAACGCTGCTGATCGACCACAAAAACTGCGAATTCAAGGCGGCCAGCACGGCGTTGAGCCTGATTGCCAAATATCACTCCCACGTCGATCTGATCAACCTGATGTCGCGTCTGGCCCGGGAAGAACTGGTGCACCACGAACAGGTCATGCGCCTGATGAAAAAGCGCAAGATCGAGCTGCGTCAGCTGTCCGCCGGGCGCTATGCCTCGGGGCTGCGCAAAGTGGTGCGCAGCCACGAACCGGTGAAGCTGGTGGACACCCTGGTGGTCGGCGCCTTCATCGAAGCCCGCAGCTGCGAGCGTTTCGAGGCGTTGGTGCCGCATCTGGATGAAGAGCTGGGCAAGTTCTACTTCGGCCTGCTGAAGAGCGAGGCCCGGCATTTCCAGGGTTACCTGAAACTGGCCTATCAGTACGGCGACGCCAAGGACATTGCCCAGGTGATCGACAAGGTGCGTGACGCCGAGCAGGCGTTGATCGAGTCGCCGGATGTGGAGTTCCGCTTTCACAGTGGTGTCCCAGCCGCCGCATAA
- a CDS encoding universal stress protein, translated as MQAIRSILVVIEPEHSESLALKRAKLIAGVTQAHLHLLVCDKKHDHSAMLSVLKAALLADGYNVTTEQAWNESLHDTIIDVQQAEGCGLVVKQHFPDSPLKKALLTPADWKLLRYCPTPVLLVKTAKPWAGGVILAAIDVGNMDGEHRTLHASIIDHGYDIASLAKAHLHVISAHPSPMLSAADPTFQLKETIEARYREQCKAFQAEFDIDDDHLHIEEGPADVLIPFMAHKLGASVTVIGTVARTGLSGALIGNTAEVVLDALESDVLVLKPDTVMDHLEEIVTRH; from the coding sequence ATGCAAGCCATCCGCAGCATTCTGGTGGTCATCGAACCCGAACACTCGGAGAGCCTGGCGCTCAAACGGGCCAAACTGATCGCTGGCGTGACCCAGGCTCATCTGCACCTGCTGGTCTGCGATAAAAAGCACGACCACAGCGCGATGCTCAGCGTGCTCAAGGCGGCCCTGCTGGCGGACGGTTACAACGTCACCACCGAGCAAGCCTGGAACGAAAGCCTGCACGACACCATTATCGACGTGCAGCAGGCCGAAGGTTGCGGGCTGGTGGTCAAGCAGCATTTCCCTGACAGCCCACTGAAAAAGGCCCTGCTGACCCCGGCGGACTGGAAACTGCTGCGCTACTGCCCGACCCCGGTGCTGCTGGTGAAAACCGCCAAACCCTGGGCCGGCGGGGTGATCCTGGCGGCCATCGATGTCGGCAATATGGACGGCGAACACCGCACCTTGCATGCCAGCATCATCGATCATGGCTACGACATTGCCAGCTTGGCCAAGGCCCATCTGCACGTGATCAGCGCCCATCCGTCGCCGATGCTGTCGGCGGCCGATCCGACGTTTCAGCTCAAGGAAACCATCGAGGCCCGTTACCGCGAGCAGTGCAAGGCGTTCCAGGCCGAGTTCGACATCGACGACGACCACCTGCACATCGAGGAAGGTCCGGCGGATGTGTTGATTCCGTTCATGGCCCATAAGCTGGGGGCCTCCGTGACGGTGATCGGCACGGTGGCGCGGACTGGGTTGTCCGGGGCGTTGATCGGTAATACGGCGGAAGTGGTGCTCGATGCGCTGGAGAGCGATGTGCTGGTGCTCAAGCCGGATACGGTCATGGATCATCTGGAAGAGATCGTGACCCGGCATTGA
- a CDS encoding IS110 family transposase, with the protein MFSCAGIDVSKDSLEVWINSQGIGASFPNSASGFPVLIDWLKGFEVTRVLLEATGGYERGPMKVLQRGGFDVLRINPRRAKDFAKAMGYRAKTDAIDARLLAEFATIIKDADSRITSAEQDNLRALVQQRENFVQQQSDDRRRIKTASVDSIKTLVAKPYRLFRSGNKVDRTADLPKRQRPGQ; encoded by the coding sequence ATGTTTTCCTGCGCAGGCATTGATGTTTCCAAAGACAGTCTGGAAGTCTGGATTAATTCGCAAGGCATTGGTGCGAGTTTTCCGAACAGCGCCAGTGGTTTCCCGGTGCTGATTGATTGGTTAAAAGGCTTCGAAGTCACCCGCGTGTTACTGGAAGCCACCGGTGGCTACGAGCGGGGGCCCATGAAGGTGCTTCAAAGGGGCGGCTTTGACGTCTTACGAATCAATCCTCGTCGGGCGAAAGATTTTGCCAAGGCAATGGGTTATCGCGCTAAAACAGACGCGATAGATGCGCGGCTTCTCGCCGAATTTGCAACGATTATAAAGGACGCCGATAGCCGTATCACCAGCGCCGAACAGGACAATTTGCGTGCGCTGGTACAGCAACGCGAAAACTTTGTTCAGCAGCAAAGTGACGACAGGCGGCGTATCAAAACGGCTTCTGTCGACTCGATAAAAACCCTTGTTGCAAAGCCATATCGACTATTTAGATCAGGCAATAAAGTCGATAGAACAGCTGATCTGCCAAAGCGCCAAAGACCTGGACAGTGA
- a CDS encoding DUF1289 domain-containing protein, whose translation MPNQTIKTPCVGLCSTVYGDLVCRGCKRFHHEVINWNGYNEEEKRAVWLRLEQLLSQVMAAKVEIFDPALLRMQLEQRKIRFVPHQSEYCWAYQLIARGARVINNLEAYGMVLLPEFRDWNLPELRDAIDREFFLLSEAHYQRYIAPGFLKDAFGG comes from the coding sequence ATGCCCAATCAGACCATCAAGACCCCCTGCGTCGGCCTCTGCTCCACTGTTTACGGTGATCTGGTGTGCCGTGGCTGCAAGCGTTTCCACCACGAAGTGATCAACTGGAATGGTTACAACGAGGAAGAAAAACGCGCGGTGTGGCTGCGGCTTGAGCAGCTGTTGTCGCAGGTGATGGCCGCCAAGGTAGAAATTTTCGATCCTGCACTGCTGAGAATGCAGCTGGAGCAGCGCAAGATCCGTTTTGTGCCGCATCAGTCGGAATATTGCTGGGCGTACCAGTTGATCGCCCGGGGCGCGCGGGTCATCAATAATCTGGAAGCCTACGGGATGGTGTTGCTGCCGGAGTTCCGCGACTGGAACCTGCCGGAGTTGCGCGATGCCATTGATCGGGAATTTTTTCTGCTCTCTGAGGCGCATTACCAGCGCTACATTGCGCCGGGGTTTCTCAAGGATGCGTTCGGCGGGTAA